A genomic region of Octopus sinensis linkage group LG2, ASM634580v1, whole genome shotgun sequence contains the following coding sequences:
- the LOC115232657 gene encoding 3-oxoacyl-[acyl-carrier-protein] reductase FabG-like isoform X2 has translation MTSNHNEDRQKIAIITGGTGGIGFATSKALASQGYNLILGYLSDSENAKKCLQELETDFNIEVRTISGDVCEEGTVNSYFSCLNEMNGKLTAIVHTAGLFKPNSFSKDPNTCFSTFEYYDYYQDIYPKCFIRLVETGMKFMEDGHGYIVCLSSPGCNINDHVRLGYMMPGTGKCVLEYLSRHYAKMLAKRGISCNCIVPGYIQTKPWKLRESILGPDVGCQRTPMGRWGQPEEIGDFISYLCSPKASFLTGATIPFDGGLSLGKQ, from the coding sequence GTAACCATAATGAAGACCGGCAAAAAATTGCCATAATTACTGGAGGAACAGGTGGCATAGGTTTTGCAACTTCCAAAGCTCTTGCTTCTCAAGGTTATAATTTAATTCTTGGTTATCTTTCTGACAGTGAAAATGCCAAGAAATGCTTACAGGAATTGGAGACAGATTTCAACATCGAAGTTCGGACGATTAGCGGAGATGTTTGTGAAGAAGGCACTGTGAATTCGTATTTTAGCTGCTTGAATGAAATGAACGGCAAGCTCACTGCTATTGTTCACACTGCTGGACTTTTTAAACCAAATTCTTTTTCGAAGGACCCGAATACTTGTTTTAGTACTTTTGAATACTACGACTACTACCAAGATATCTATCCTAAGTGTTTCATACGTTTAGTAGAAACGGGAATGAAGTTTATGGAAGATGGTCATGGCTATATAGTCTGCTTGTCAAGCCCTGGTTGTAATATCAATGACCATGTTCGACTAGGTTATATGATGCCAGGTACAGGGAAATGTGTACTTGAGTATCTGTCTCGTCATTATGCTAAAATGTTAGCAAAGAGGGGAATCTCTTGTAATTGCATTGTTCCTGGATACATACAAACGAAACcttggaaactgagagaaagcaTTTTGGGTCCTGATGTTGGTTGCCAGAGAACACCGATGGGTCGATGGGGTCAACCTGAAGAAATAGgagattttatttcatatttatgttcTCCTAAAGCAAGTTTTCTCACCGGTGCTACCATTCCTTTTGATGGAGGTTTGAGTCTTGGGAAGCAGTGA